A single window of Sulfitobacter sp. JL08 DNA harbors:
- a CDS encoding flagellar motor protein MotB, producing MAAQNNAAPTIIKRKKVVKGGGHHGGAWKVAYADFVTAMMAFFMLMWLLNATTEKQRKGLADYFSPTIAIARVSGGGDGAFGGDSVFSEETLPQNGTGATSDRPTDQSQARGARGLDADGQEISQDKEFASVQAALTGYGGESQVLENALRQIVTRVTDQGLVIEVFETDEAPLFLAKTAQPTQLLRDISGIIVKASQIVTNPIAIEAHVAAEPVVVVRNTVWELSVSRAGEMRVLMEQAGLHAPRIHRVTGHADSAPAIRDPMRSRNNRIEVVLLRPDPTR from the coding sequence ATGGCAGCGCAAAACAATGCGGCGCCAACAATCATCAAACGTAAAAAAGTTGTCAAAGGTGGCGGGCATCATGGGGGTGCCTGGAAAGTCGCCTATGCGGATTTCGTAACTGCGATGATGGCATTTTTCATGTTGATGTGGCTGTTGAACGCGACAACCGAAAAACAACGCAAGGGATTGGCCGATTACTTTTCGCCAACAATTGCAATCGCGCGAGTCTCGGGCGGCGGTGATGGAGCGTTTGGTGGCGACAGTGTGTTTTCAGAAGAAACATTGCCCCAGAACGGGACAGGGGCGACCAGTGATCGCCCGACCGACCAGTCCCAGGCACGCGGCGCGCGCGGCCTGGATGCGGACGGGCAAGAGATATCCCAGGACAAGGAATTTGCTTCTGTGCAGGCGGCGCTGACCGGGTATGGCGGTGAATCGCAAGTGTTGGAAAACGCACTGCGCCAGATCGTTACACGGGTCACTGATCAGGGTCTGGTCATCGAAGTGTTCGAAACTGACGAAGCGCCCCTGTTCCTTGCAAAGACGGCCCAGCCAACACAATTGCTGCGCGATATTTCCGGCATAATCGTGAAAGCCAGTCAAATTGTTACGAACCCGATTGCGATCGAGGCGCATGTAGCGGCCGAACCGGTCGTTGTCGTCCGCAACACTGTATGGGAATTGTCCGTAAGCCGGGCAGGCGAAATGCGTGTGTTGATGGAACAGGCAGGCCTGCACGCCCCCCGCATTCACCGTGTTACGGGGCATGCGGATAGCGCGCCGGCCATTCGTGATCCGATGCGGTCACGGAACAACAGAATCGAAGTGGTTTTGCTTAGGCCGGACCCAACCAGATAG
- a CDS encoding flagellar hook protein FlgE, translating to MTISSALNAGVAGLSSNATRLASISDNIANSSTYGYKRVETDFHSLVISSSGGTYSAGGVRSTTQRLIDQRGALVSTSNATDLAVRGRGMLPVAQASEVEVGNGETQMFLTTTASFRTDAAGYLRSESGLILLGWPALPDGTVPTFPRDTADGLEPVQINVNQFSGEPTTRMSLGVNLPATETEAGASGDVQNLAVEYFDNLGTSESIQVSFQPTVPAIGSTNEWTMTLTDTASPGVTIGEYVLTFDDSRAAGGTLAAITATTGGAYDPATGTIIVKVGGGPMEINIGQLGQSDGLTQLSDKFAPVSISKDGTPVGNMTSVEVDANGFVHAFFDTGITRTIYQVPLVDLPNPNGMVALDHQTYLPSPESGSYFLWDAGDGPTGDIVSYAREESATDVAGELTAMIQTQRAYSSNAKVIQTVELSLALAMDLPVEISP from the coding sequence ATGACCATTTCTTCAGCTTTGAATGCCGGTGTCGCAGGGTTGTCATCCAATGCGACACGTCTTGCATCGATTTCCGACAACATCGCCAATTCGTCTACATACGGGTACAAGCGTGTCGAAACGGATTTTCATTCCCTTGTGATTTCATCATCGGGGGGCACCTATTCGGCGGGGGGTGTCCGGTCCACAACCCAAAGGCTGATTGATCAGCGCGGCGCGCTGGTTTCCACGTCGAACGCTACCGATCTTGCCGTGCGCGGGCGCGGTATGCTGCCTGTCGCTCAGGCGTCCGAGGTTGAGGTCGGCAATGGCGAAACCCAGATGTTCCTGACCACTACGGCATCGTTCCGAACGGATGCCGCAGGATATCTGCGGTCTGAATCAGGATTGATCCTGCTGGGCTGGCCTGCATTGCCGGATGGTACCGTTCCGACCTTTCCGCGCGATACGGCTGATGGTCTGGAGCCGGTGCAGATCAACGTGAACCAGTTTTCCGGTGAACCGACAACGCGGATGTCCCTTGGCGTGAACCTGCCGGCAACCGAAACAGAGGCGGGTGCATCTGGGGATGTCCAGAATCTGGCGGTTGAATACTTCGACAACCTTGGCACTTCGGAAAGTATACAGGTCAGTTTTCAACCGACTGTCCCTGCAATCGGCTCAACAAATGAATGGACAATGACGCTTACCGATACCGCATCGCCCGGCGTGACGATCGGGGAATATGTCCTGACATTCGATGACAGCCGCGCCGCCGGTGGCACCCTTGCAGCAATCACCGCGACAACCGGTGGGGCCTATGATCCGGCCACCGGAACAATCATCGTGAAAGTCGGCGGGGGCCCGATGGAAATCAACATCGGACAATTGGGGCAAAGCGACGGGTTGACCCAGCTATCGGATAAATTCGCTCCTGTTTCCATCTCGAAAGATGGAACACCCGTCGGGAACATGACAAGCGTGGAAGTCGATGCAAACGGGTTCGTTCACGCGTTTTTTGATACTGGCATCACCCGCACGATCTATCAGGTGCCTTTGGTCGATTTACCAAACCCAAACGGCATGGTTGCCCTTGATCACCAGACCTATCTGCCATCGCCGGAAAGTGGGTCGTATTTTCTGTGGGATGCGGGTGATGGCCCGACCGGCGATATCGTTTCTTATGCGCGTGAAGAATCCGCAACCGATGTTGCCGGTGAACTGACGGCCATGATCCAGACGCAACGTGCCTATTCGTCCAACGCCAAGGTCATACAGACAGTGGAATTGTCTTTGGCACTGGCGATGGACTTACCGGTTGAAATTTCACCCTGA
- a CDS encoding rod-binding protein, translated as MSDIVTAAQSAPVKAAARQDAALREAAQKLEAVFLAEMLKASGFGKTQDAFGGGAGEDQFQSFLVQAQAEEMVRAGGIGLAESLFMALRDSAT; from the coding sequence ATGTCTGATATCGTTACAGCGGCCCAATCAGCGCCCGTGAAAGCCGCAGCGCGTCAAGACGCAGCTTTGCGCGAAGCCGCCCAGAAACTGGAAGCTGTGTTTCTGGCGGAAATGCTAAAGGCGTCCGGTTTTGGAAAGACACAAGATGCGTTTGGTGGAGGCGCGGGAGAAGACCAGTTCCAGTCTTTTCTGGTGCAGGCACAGGCCGAAGAAATGGTCCGCGCAGGAGGTATCGGATTGGCCGAATCCTTGTTTATGGCGCTTCGGGACTCTGCGACATGA
- a CDS encoding flagellar hook-length control protein FliK: protein MHIDPSRQAAMNSGLPIDKGDTPNTGQHLDAVFGRLFAALELAEQGDKTDPALPAFDLSDDPVEPLENADAGTQMSSRSHEPKLMQNEMPTGSFIPAGPQNAGSQTRSGVAHSITGVSSGTTGFHGKSDAGSVGLQPPQSQTDQPLAEIHSAHSAQAGTENRHAGKRIAPETPASQTDDTKPFGQAGFKVKLDMETIVRSLQEEPRNRSPMAQFEDAKTAPILRTAEGAPMLPVINQSKDGLQIDPPDPQIVKHQEMIPSNGPPVQKVATRLQASGKPESAQFPVESSQTETHRLSPDIRDIQGPELSTPPDEKAGHPAQPTETGKFEQARPALPIIFAQTAPVPADLMTEAAAFGGIATEELGLIANTAPTGSSDMRLAMPPVARADLPQTVTRQLIEVIRSGPDTPVEVSLNPEELGRVRVALSAQDTGVVSVTIAAERPETLALLKRHIDQLVQDFQALGYSGAEFSFAQDNRSWGASDGSQENSSFAGQAEITSNAPPDSPLLIQTSGLDLRL from the coding sequence ATGCATATCGACCCATCCAGACAAGCTGCGATGAACAGCGGACTGCCCATTGATAAGGGCGATACGCCAAATACCGGCCAACATCTTGATGCGGTTTTTGGCCGGCTTTTCGCCGCGTTGGAGCTGGCGGAACAGGGCGATAAAACGGATCCTGCCTTGCCGGCCTTTGACCTTTCGGATGACCCGGTCGAGCCTTTGGAAAATGCCGATGCAGGTACTCAGATGTCATCACGCTCGCACGAGCCCAAGTTGATGCAAAATGAAATGCCGACGGGTTCTTTCATCCCCGCGGGTCCGCAAAACGCCGGAAGCCAGACCCGTTCGGGCGTGGCGCATTCAATTACCGGGGTTTCCAGCGGCACCACAGGTTTTCATGGCAAAAGCGATGCAGGTTCCGTCGGGTTGCAGCCGCCACAAAGCCAGACTGACCAGCCTTTGGCCGAAATTCACAGTGCCCATTCGGCGCAGGCAGGTACAGAAAACCGGCATGCAGGCAAGAGGATTGCGCCGGAAACACCAGCGTCACAGACAGATGATACAAAACCGTTTGGGCAGGCCGGTTTCAAAGTAAAATTGGACATGGAAACCATCGTCCGGTCCTTGCAGGAAGAACCCCGTAACCGATCGCCAATGGCGCAGTTTGAGGATGCCAAGACTGCTCCGATCCTGCGAACGGCTGAAGGTGCACCAATGTTGCCAGTGATCAACCAAAGCAAAGATGGTTTGCAAATTGACCCACCTGATCCACAGATTGTGAAGCATCAGGAAATGATCCCTTCCAACGGTCCGCCGGTGCAAAAGGTAGCAACCCGGTTGCAGGCTTCGGGAAAACCCGAATCGGCGCAGTTCCCTGTCGAGTCTTCGCAGACCGAGACACATCGGTTGTCTCCCGACATCAGGGATATTCAAGGTCCTGAACTGTCCACGCCCCCCGATGAAAAAGCGGGTCATCCGGCGCAACCGACAGAGACAGGTAAATTCGAACAGGCAAGACCGGCTTTGCCGATCATTTTTGCACAAACCGCGCCGGTGCCAGCTGACTTGATGACAGAAGCAGCGGCTTTTGGAGGCATTGCGACGGAAGAGCTGGGATTAATTGCAAATACAGCACCGACAGGTTCGTCAGACATGCGGCTGGCAATGCCCCCGGTGGCCAGGGCAGACCTGCCCCAGACGGTCACAAGACAGTTGATCGAGGTGATAAGAAGCGGCCCGGATACACCGGTTGAGGTTTCACTAAACCCCGAAGAACTGGGACGCGTGCGGGTGGCATTATCGGCGCAGGACACTGGCGTTGTTTCCGTGACAATTGCGGCTGAACGCCCGGAAACGCTGGCGTTGCTCAAACGGCATATCGATCAGTTGGTTCAGGATTTTCAGGCCTTGGGATACTCTGGTGCGGAATTTTCGTTTGCTCAGGATAACCGGTCATGGGGTGCAAGCGACGGATCGCAAGAAAATTCATCATTCGCCGGACAGGCGGAGATCACTTCGAATGCACCGCCAGATTCACCACTCCTGATCCAGACAAGCGGGCTGGATCTTCGGCTATAA
- a CDS encoding flagellar hook capping FlgD N-terminal domain-containing protein, with protein METNVISQQQSFSSRAVSAPQSGSVLSSDFETFLKMLTAQAQYQDPLEPIDSTQYASQLAQFSAVEQQVLSNDLLTALVGQMGGSDLSRLAGWVGMQARSDAPAMFDGQHIVLNPKPVAIADQAFLVVRDQEGKETQRIEIAVSDNPIEWTGKTGDGGQVPYAAYSFSVESFAAGKLVLSDTLETHAPIVEARNSGGQMELVLRGGQTVTPQQVTALRSGP; from the coding sequence ATGGAAACGAACGTAATTTCACAACAACAGTCTTTCAGTTCAAGGGCGGTGTCAGCGCCACAATCCGGCTCTGTTCTCTCATCGGATTTTGAAACCTTTCTGAAAATGCTGACTGCGCAAGCCCAGTATCAGGATCCGCTCGAGCCGATCGACTCGACACAGTACGCTTCGCAGCTTGCGCAGTTTTCCGCAGTCGAACAACAGGTGCTGAGCAATGATCTTTTGACGGCCCTTGTCGGGCAAATGGGGGGGTCTGATTTGTCTCGCCTTGCCGGATGGGTCGGGATGCAGGCGCGCAGTGACGCACCTGCGATGTTTGACGGCCAGCACATCGTTTTGAACCCAAAACCGGTGGCGATTGCGGATCAGGCGTTTCTTGTCGTGCGTGACCAAGAGGGCAAAGAAACGCAACGGATTGAAATTGCCGTCTCGGACAACCCGATTGAATGGACAGGAAAGACCGGCGATGGCGGGCAGGTGCCTTACGCGGCATACAGCTTTTCCGTCGAAAGCTTTGCGGCCGGGAAGCTGGTCTTGTCAGATACTCTTGAAACCCATGCGCCGATTGTCGAGGCGCGCAATTCAGGGGGCCAGATGGAACTGGTCCTGCGTGGCGGCCAGACAGTGACGCCACAGCAGGTTACGGCTCTCCGATCCGGACCCTGA
- a CDS encoding UDP-glucose dehydrogenase family protein codes for MKIAMIGTGYVGLVSGVCFSDFGHDVICVDKDPAKIEKLNKGVVPIYEPGLDELMAKNVSAGRLSFSTELAAAVDGADAIFIAVGTPTRRGDGHADLTFVMAAAQEIAQALTGYAVIVTKSTVPVGTNRQVKQVISAARPEADFDVASNPEFLREGAAIDDFMRPDRIVVGVENEKAADVMAQIYRPLYLREFPIMSTDLESAEMIKYAANAFLATKITFINEIAALCERTGADVKMVSKGMGLDNRIGNKFLHAGPGYGGSCFPKDTKALARIGQENAVPMQLTETVIKVNDEIKRRMTDKIMDLCGGSVNGKIIAVLGVTFKPNTDDMRDAPSLTIVPALVGSGAKVRVVDPQGRREGEALLPGVNWMEDAYKAAQNADALVLLTEWNEFRALDLKRLANRMENPIMADLRNIYSEKDAQQAGFVGYVSVGRRDYSA; via the coding sequence ATGAAAATTGCGATGATTGGGACCGGCTATGTCGGGTTGGTTTCTGGCGTTTGTTTTTCCGATTTTGGCCATGATGTTATCTGTGTCGATAAAGACCCCGCGAAAATCGAGAAGCTGAACAAAGGTGTGGTTCCGATTTATGAACCCGGCCTGGATGAATTGATGGCCAAGAATGTCAGCGCTGGCCGTCTTTCGTTTTCAACGGAACTTGCCGCGGCAGTAGATGGGGCCGATGCGATCTTTATCGCCGTGGGCACACCGACGCGCCGCGGAGATGGCCATGCCGATCTGACTTTTGTAATGGCCGCCGCCCAAGAGATTGCACAAGCGTTGACCGGATATGCCGTGATTGTCACAAAATCGACAGTCCCTGTCGGTACGAACAGACAGGTCAAACAGGTGATTTCTGCAGCCCGTCCAGAGGCCGATTTTGATGTCGCATCAAACCCCGAGTTTTTGCGCGAGGGCGCGGCAATCGATGATTTCATGCGGCCGGACAGGATCGTCGTAGGTGTCGAGAATGAAAAAGCGGCCGACGTCATGGCGCAGATATACCGCCCGCTTTATCTGCGCGAATTTCCGATCATGAGCACCGATCTGGAAAGCGCCGAAATGATCAAGTACGCGGCCAATGCTTTTCTGGCGACCAAGATCACCTTTATCAACGAAATCGCTGCTCTTTGTGAACGCACCGGCGCGGATGTAAAAATGGTGTCCAAAGGCATGGGGCTAGACAACCGGATCGGAAACAAGTTTTTGCATGCCGGTCCCGGCTATGGTGGATCATGCTTTCCCAAAGACACAAAAGCGCTGGCACGGATCGGGCAGGAAAACGCGGTGCCGATGCAGCTGACCGAGACGGTGATCAAGGTAAACGATGAAATCAAGCGGCGGATGACCGACAAGATCATGGACCTGTGCGGGGGGTCTGTGAATGGCAAGATCATTGCTGTGCTGGGCGTGACCTTCAAACCGAACACGGACGACATGCGTGATGCGCCCTCGCTTACAATTGTACCTGCGCTGGTGGGTTCGGGCGCCAAAGTACGGGTCGTTGACCCGCAAGGCCGGCGCGAAGGCGAAGCCCTGCTGCCCGGCGTGAACTGGATGGAAGATGCCTATAAGGCCGCCCAGAATGCAGATGCCTTGGTTCTCTTGACCGAATGGAATGAATTCCGCGCGCTTGATCTGAAACGGCTCGCGAACCGCATGGAAAATCCGATCATGGCGGACTTGCGTAACATCTATTCAGAAAAAGATGCCCAGCAGGCCGGGTTTGTAGGATACGTATCGGTCGGGCGGCGCGATTATTCCGCCTAG
- a CDS encoding NAD(P)/FAD-dependent oxidoreductase, with product MKRIYPTHTYGAGPRHSCWWDETCAAPEWPSIDENKQVDVAIIGAGFTGLSAALHLAEAGVSVAVMDAQHPGWGASGRNGGFCCLGGSKLSHKELVSRFGTEHAREFHQAEMDSVQLVAGLLDRLGIDADTHSHGETLLAHRAKDMHDLQKQAQFIRDEYKVEPTLIEKTKLRQSGMGGPFFGALTNPVGFALNPLKYLTGLAKAAAQAGAQIYANSPVAKLQPSSGGWCLNINGHEIRAENVLIATNGYSSDDLPDWLASRYLPTQSNVIVTRPLSDEELNNQGWTSHQMCYDTRNLLHYFRLMPDRRFLFGMRGGFQSSPSADRRSAQRNRRDFETMFPAWAHVETPNSWSGMVCVSRNLTPYIGPVPNMPGVFAGLAFHGNGVAMGSYTGKMLAELVQGHGVVPHVMQKPMATFPFGRARRAVMLPMYATYTLADL from the coding sequence ATGAAACGAATTTACCCCACGCACACGTACGGGGCGGGGCCACGTCACAGCTGCTGGTGGGATGAAACCTGCGCGGCACCTGAATGGCCGAGCATTGACGAAAACAAACAGGTCGATGTGGCTATAATCGGGGCCGGATTCACTGGCTTGTCTGCCGCGCTTCACCTTGCCGAAGCAGGCGTAAGCGTTGCAGTTATGGATGCACAGCACCCGGGATGGGGAGCGTCAGGGCGCAATGGCGGGTTTTGTTGTCTGGGTGGCAGCAAGCTGAGCCACAAGGAACTGGTTTCCAGATTTGGCACGGAGCACGCCCGGGAATTTCATCAGGCGGAAATGGACTCGGTTCAACTGGTCGCTGGCCTGCTTGATCGTTTGGGTATCGATGCCGACACACATTCCCATGGCGAAACGCTTTTGGCACACCGCGCCAAGGATATGCACGATCTGCAAAAACAGGCGCAGTTCATCCGTGATGAATACAAAGTAGAACCAACCCTGATTGAAAAAACCAAGCTAAGGCAAAGTGGCATGGGCGGCCCGTTTTTCGGGGCTTTGACCAACCCGGTCGGCTTTGCCCTCAATCCATTGAAATACCTGACCGGCTTGGCCAAGGCCGCGGCGCAAGCGGGTGCACAGATTTATGCCAACAGCCCAGTGGCAAAGCTGCAGCCATCCTCGGGTGGGTGGTGCCTGAACATAAACGGTCACGAAATTCGGGCCGAAAATGTCCTGATCGCCACAAACGGCTATTCCAGTGACGATCTTCCCGACTGGCTGGCATCGCGATATCTGCCGACCCAGTCGAATGTAATTGTCACCCGCCCGCTCAGCGATGAAGAACTGAACAATCAGGGCTGGACATCGCATCAGATGTGTTACGACACACGCAATCTGCTGCACTATTTTCGCCTAATGCCTGATCGCCGCTTTCTTTTTGGCATGCGCGGCGGTTTCCAGTCTTCCCCGTCCGCCGATCGGCGATCCGCACAGCGAAACCGCCGGGATTTTGAAACCATGTTCCCGGCCTGGGCCCATGTTGAAACCCCAAACAGTTGGTCCGGAATGGTCTGTGTATCCCGTAACCTGACACCCTATATCGGGCCCGTTCCGAATATGCCGGGTGTGTTTGCAGGGCTGGCGTTTCACGGCAACGGGGTTGCCATGGGCAGTTATACCGGAAAAATGCTGGCGGAACTGGTGCAGGGACACGGGGTTGTCCCGCACGTCATGCAAAAACCGATGGCGACATTTCCATTTGGCCGTGCCCGCCGGGCCGTGATGCTGCCGATGTATGCTACGTATACTCTGGCCGATCTTTAG
- a CDS encoding ABC transporter permease subunit, with amino-acid sequence MNRFSWFNVTALTLGFAFLYIPMLILIIFSFNESKLVTVWAGFSTKWYGELMQNEAFLDAAWVTIKVAVLSSTFATVLGTMAAYVLVRGGRFMGRTLFSGMIYAPLVMPEVITGLSLLLLFIGIGLDRGVLTIVLAHTTFSMCYVSVVVSSRLITFDRSLEEAALDLGCSALDAFRLVTLPIIAPAVISGWLLAFTLSLDDLVIASFTSGPGATTLPIKIFSAVRLGVSPEINALSTIMIGIVTVGVITASLVSKSASVRQQRDEQAAARTA; translated from the coding sequence ATGAACCGTTTTTCGTGGTTTAATGTCACCGCCCTGACGCTTGGCTTTGCGTTTTTGTACATCCCGATGCTGATCCTGATCATCTTCAGTTTTAACGAAAGCAAACTGGTGACAGTCTGGGCGGGCTTCAGCACAAAATGGTATGGCGAACTGATGCAGAACGAAGCATTTCTGGATGCTGCATGGGTCACCATCAAGGTTGCCGTTCTGTCATCCACATTTGCAACCGTACTGGGCACGATGGCGGCCTATGTTCTGGTGCGTGGTGGCCGGTTTATGGGCCGTACCCTGTTTTCCGGAATGATTTACGCGCCGTTGGTGATGCCCGAAGTTATCACCGGCCTGTCCCTGCTGTTGTTGTTCATCGGTATCGGATTGGATCGCGGCGTTCTAACAATCGTTTTGGCCCATACTACGTTTTCGATGTGCTATGTTTCGGTTGTTGTGTCGTCCCGCCTGATCACATTTGACCGGTCGCTGGAAGAAGCGGCCCTTGATCTGGGATGTTCAGCCTTAGATGCCTTTCGTCTGGTGACACTTCCGATCATCGCCCCGGCTGTGATTTCGGGCTGGTTGCTGGCCTTCACATTGTCGCTGGATGATCTGGTGATTGCATCCTTCACTTCCGGTCCGGGCGCGACAACGCTGCCGATCAAGATCTTCAGCGCCGTGCGCCTAGGGGTCAGCCCCGAAATCAACGCCTTGTCGACCATCATGATCGGAATTGTAACCGTCGGTGTTATCACTGCATCGCTTGTTTCAAAAAGCGCAAGCGTGCGCCAACAACGCGACGAGCAAGCAGCCGCCCGGACGGCATGA
- a CDS encoding ABC transporter permease subunit gives MRRFFLISVPYFWLLALFLVPFLIVLKISLSDTALAIPPYTPTFDWSAGIGAFLAELDFENFAFLTSDDLYWRAYLSSLQIAVLSTIFTLIIGYPIAYSMARAPEEWRATLMMLVILPFWTSFLIRVYAWMGILSQEGFLNQFLLWVGIINDPLTILNTNTAVYIGIVYTYLPFMILPIYSALDRLDGSLIEAAEDLGCSRIKAFWLVTVPLSRNGIIAGCFLVFIPALGEFVIPSLLGGSQTLMIGKVLWEEFFSNRDWPVASAVAVVLLLILIIPIVLFQRNQQKQAEAEK, from the coding sequence ATGCGCCGCTTTTTCTTGATTTCGGTTCCGTACTTCTGGCTTCTGGCCCTGTTTCTGGTGCCGTTCCTGATAGTTCTGAAAATCTCGCTGTCCGATACCGCACTGGCGATCCCGCCTTACACCCCGACATTCGACTGGAGTGCAGGCATAGGCGCCTTTCTGGCGGAATTGGATTTCGAAAACTTTGCCTTTCTCACGTCTGATGATCTTTATTGGCGCGCTTATCTGAGCAGTCTGCAAATCGCGGTATTATCAACGATCTTCACGTTGATTATCGGCTATCCCATTGCTTATTCGATGGCCCGCGCCCCAGAGGAGTGGCGTGCAACGCTGATGATGCTGGTGATCCTGCCGTTCTGGACCAGCTTCCTGATCCGGGTCTATGCGTGGATGGGCATTCTCAGTCAGGAAGGGTTTCTGAACCAGTTTCTGTTATGGGTGGGGATCATCAATGATCCCTTGACCATCCTGAACACAAACACGGCCGTCTACATCGGTATCGTCTATACCTATCTGCCCTTCATGATCCTGCCGATCTATTCGGCGCTCGACAGGTTGGACGGGTCCCTGATCGAAGCCGCCGAAGATTTGGGGTGTTCCCGTATCAAGGCGTTCTGGCTGGTCACCGTTCCGCTGTCCCGAAACGGAATTATTGCGGGTTGTTTTCTGGTTTTCATTCCGGCGCTGGGCGAATTTGTCATTCCATCCCTGCTGGGTGGGTCGCAAACCCTGATGATCGGCAAGGTGTTGTGGGAAGAATTCTTTAGCAACCGTGATTGGCCGGTGGCCAGTGCCGTAGCGGTTGTTCTTCTTCTGATCCTGATCATTCCGATTGTTCTGTTTCAGCGGAACCAGCAAAAGCAGGCGGAGGCAGAAAAATGA
- a CDS encoding ABC transporter ATP-binding protein: protein MNNKVFAPWDDPDAKPLIRFQNVTKRFGDFTAIEDLTLDIFEQEFFALLGPSGCGKTTLMRMLAGFETASEGAILLAGQDIGPVPPNKRAVNMMFQSYALFPHLTIFENIAFGLRRGNMPKNDIIDRVEEMLKLTRLEKFAQRKPHQISGGQRQRVALARSLAKAPKLLLLDEPLGALDKKLRQDTQFELMDIQEKTGTTFVIVTHDQEEAMTVASRVAVMDEGRVVQVATPDRIYETPNSVYVADFIGDVNLIKGTVSPAGKNMFHLNWSESQPPLNASSTLSLSEGQECHLAIRPEKVTISTEKPAEAENAVQGKILDIAYLGNLSTYHVELPSGDIIKSQMANTRRIARRSFTWEDPVWISWTATAGVLLDQ, encoded by the coding sequence ATGAATAACAAAGTGTTCGCGCCTTGGGACGATCCCGACGCAAAACCTTTGATCCGGTTTCAGAACGTTACCAAAAGATTTGGCGATTTCACCGCGATCGAAGACCTGACACTGGATATCTTCGAGCAAGAGTTCTTTGCCCTTCTGGGCCCGTCCGGATGCGGAAAAACCACCCTGATGCGGATGCTGGCCGGGTTTGAAACAGCCAGCGAAGGGGCTATTCTTCTGGCCGGGCAGGATATCGGACCGGTGCCGCCGAACAAGCGGGCGGTGAACATGATGTTCCAGTCCTATGCGCTGTTTCCCCACCTTACGATCTTTGAAAATATCGCCTTCGGATTGCGGCGCGGCAACATGCCCAAGAACGATATCATCGACCGTGTCGAAGAGATGCTGAAACTGACCCGGTTGGAAAAATTCGCCCAGCGCAAACCGCACCAGATTTCCGGCGGACAGCGACAGCGTGTGGCGTTGGCGCGATCGCTGGCCAAGGCGCCAAAGCTTTTGCTGCTTGATGAACCTTTGGGTGCGCTGGATAAAAAGCTGCGTCAGGATACCCAGTTCGAACTGATGGATATCCAGGAAAAAACCGGCACGACCTTTGTGATTGTGACCCACGATCAGGAAGAGGCCATGACAGTGGCCAGCCGCGTTGCTGTCATGGACGAAGGCCGCGTGGTGCAGGTGGCAACCCCGGACCGGATCTACGAGACACCCAATTCGGTCTATGTGGCCGACTTTATCGGTGATGTGAACCTGATCAAAGGCACTGTCAGCCCTGCCGGTAAAAACATGTTCCATCTGAACTGGAGCGAGTCACAGCCGCCTTTGAACGCATCTTCAACCCTTTCCCTTTCGGAAGGTCAGGAATGCCATCTTGCCATCCGGCCCGAGAAGGTGACGATTTCAACAGAAAAGCCCGCAGAAGCCGAGAACGCAGTTCAGGGCAAAATTCTGGACATCGCCTATCTGGGCAACCTGTCCACGTATCACGTGGAATTGCCGTCAGGCGACATCATCAAATCGCAAATGGCAAACACAAGACGCATCGCGCGGCGCAGCTTCACTTGGGAAGACCCCGTCTGGATTTCATGGACCGCCACCGCCGGCGTTCTTTTGGATCAATAA